The Tenebrio molitor chromosome 3, icTenMoli1.1, whole genome shotgun sequence genome contains a region encoding:
- the LOC138125646 gene encoding lipase member N-like: MQLTQYLQMSVSNKFQKYDYGKKENLKKYRQAEPPLYNLTNIIVPLVMYHGKHDILIKESQVQRINDEIWGAVKVYKSVPIGVEEDKLQYGHNDFIWTEDLDKSLYPHLLESLENYMSSK, encoded by the exons ATGCAACTGACTCAGTACTTGCAAATGTCCGTAagtaacaaatttcaaaaatacgaTTACGGAAAGAAGGAGAATTTGAAGAAATATAGACAAGCGGAACCCCCGTTGTACAATCTGACCAACATTATAGTACCACTGGTTATGTACCATGGTAAACACGATATTTTGATTAAAGAATCG CAAGTGCAAAGAATTAATGATGAAATTTGGGGCGCTGTGAAGGTGTACAAAAGTGTGCCCATCGGTGTGGAGGAGGACAAATTGCAGTACGGTCATAATGATTTTATTTGGACAGAAGATCTGGACAAATCACTCTATCCCCACCTTTTGGAATCTTTGGAAAATTAcatgtcttcaaaataa
- the LOC138125280 gene encoding lipase member N-like, translated as MLPKLFLVLCSSFALSTTFNPSNNACTKLRDCPIKAVSKNCFVNPIVKSKTPKIIVQNRYRVEAYNVTTTDGNKLQLFRIPPTENDNRTNKQPVFLEHGIFVDSANWVYIGKRSLAFVLADQGYDVWLANQRGTRYSREHTKLKDSDHKYWLYSLDDLAQYDVPAALDLIANVTGKAGSIVYMGHSRGSTVIFMYTSSNPVHARRMLKGIVAFSTIAYFDVVWYLKGLFKLGPLI; from the exons ATGTTACCAAAGTTGTTTCTTGTGTTGTGCTCTTCCTTCGCCCTATCAACAACATTTAACCCTTCGAATAACGCTTGTACCAAGCTTCGTGACTGCCCAATCAAGGCCGTcagcaaaaattgttttgtaaatCCAATTGTGAAGTCCAAAACG CCGAAAATCATCGTACAAAACCGGTACCGGGTTGAGGCCTACAATGTGACCACCACTGATGGGAACAAGTTGCAACTGTTTAGAATACCACCGACAGAGAATGACAACAGGACAAACAAGCAACCGGTCTTTTTGGAACACGGGATCTTTGTGGACTCGGCCAATTGGGTCTACATCGGGAAGCGGTCGCTGG CTTTTGTGTTGGCTGATCAAGGCTACGACGTCTGGCTGGCCAATCAACGAGGCACTCGCTACTCTCGTGAACACACCAAGCTGAAGGATTCGGACCACAAGTACTGGTTGTACAGCTTGGATGATCTCGCTCAATACGACGTACCAGCAGCTCTGGATCTCATAGCAAATGTAACAGGAAAAGCGGGTTCTATCGTGTACATGGGACATTCTAGAGGCTCCACTGTGATTTTTATGTACACCTCTAGCAATCCCGTACACGCTCGAAGGATGCTCAAAGGAATCGTCGCATTCAGTACCATCGCTTATTTCGATGTCGTGTGGTATCTCAAGGGCTTGTTCAAACTGGGGCCTCTCATTTGA
- the LOC138126523 gene encoding odorant receptor 4-like produces MVVHNYKIPQHYQVKPLIMPNVRQDNGIIICRATRRTMSYGLLWPNQNQDLNPGKSYVIKTTLFAIATVITIAIMLLHLIVNRRKYHNWNVQDDIALMVSYTGSSYMASIYVKNQGKIALLLRDLSNFKRFGMPPNFKKQDKFLNLLSNITVVYCVFTVSLYNLVRLYQKPECEKLNIEKHLEENCGILFRIWAPFKIDYFPVYQLVLLYAFTASIFVSRSALMITFQVFEISQHIIQRIRHLNSMIVECFDDPDYEVCRKKLLKCILYHTDIIELATRFDSYFSSCMFGHFTMTGLVSAALEKQFIEGDRLCAGFHLMGWVFALLLGCVAGQLLTDASESTSEAIWNSKWYQADARLRKDILFLLARSHKKFFITVGSFGILSLDLFVKVIL; encoded by the exons ATGGTCGTTCATAACTACAAG ATACCTCAACATTACCAAGTGAAGCCACTTATTATGCCGAACGTTAGACAAGATAACGGGATAATAATATGTCGCGCAACCAGAAGAACCATGAGCTACGGTTTGCTATGGCCAAACCAAAACCAAGATCTAAATCCCGGCAAATCCTACGTAATTAAAACTACCCTTTTCGCAATTGCTACTGTTATCACTATTGCTATCATGTTGTTGCATCTAATCGTGAATAGAAGAA AGTACCACAATTGGAACGTCCAAGATGACATTGCTTTGATGGTCTCCTACACGGGTAGCAGTTACATGGCATCTATTTATGTAAAGAATCAAGGCAAAATAGCTCTACTTCTGAGAGATCTGTCCAATTTCAAGCGGTTCGGAATGCCTCCAAATTTCAAGAAACAAGACAAATTCCTAAATCTTTTGTCAAATATTACAGTCGTCTACTGTGTCTTTACCGTCAGTCTGTACAATTTGGTCAGACTGTACCAAAAGCCTGAATGTGAAAAGTTGAACATTGAGAAACACTTGGAAGAAAATTGCGGTATTCTGTTCCGCATTTGGGCCCCTTTCAAGATTGATTATTTTCCTGTTTACCAATTGGTTCTTCTTTATGCATTTACTGCCAGCATATTTGTCTCAAGATCGGCTCTAATGATCACATTTCAAGTTTTCGAGATATCTCAACATATTATACAAAGAATAAGGCATCTAAATTCCATGATTGTAGAATGTTTCGACGATCCGGATTACGAAGTGTGTCGCAAGAAATTgctaaaatgtattttgtatcATACAGACATCATAGA GTTGGCCACAAGATTTGATAGTTATTTTTCCAGTTGTATGTTTGGTCATTTCACCATGACTGGATTGGTTTCTGCAGCTCTGGAAAAGCAATTTATTGAG GGAGATAGATTGTGCGCAGGATTCCACCTTATGGGATGGGTATTCGCCTTGTTATTAGGTTGCGTGGCAGGACAACTTTTGACGGATGCA AGTGAGTCCACTTCTGAGGCAATATGGAACTCAAAGTGGTATCAGGCCGACGCTAGACTGAGAAAGGACATTTTGTTTCTATTGGCTAGGTCTcataaaaaatttttcatcacTGTTGGATCCTTCGGTATTCTATCTTTAGATCTTTTTGTCAAAGTAATTTTATAA
- the LOC138125647 gene encoding uncharacterized protein, with protein sequence MVKLYKKPECQKRNIEENLNENCGIIAPVWFPFNIDYFPIFQLASICMYACTVLVTRSALVITYHVYEIAQYIVMRINHLNSMIVKCFDWDYESCRDNLRNCILYHAEIIDCMFCHLTMTAAVCECLEKQFIDGDKLCAGVHVVGWIIALLVACVAGQRLTEAVGSAQHSLLCLTAMFQSESISQAIWMSKWYQADLRLKKDILFLLACSQKKLYITVGPFGVLSFELFVSVMKMFDSILCLLTS encoded by the exons ATggtaaaattatataaaaagcCCGAATGCCAAAAACGAAACATTGAAGAAAACTTAAACGAGAACTGTGGAATTATTGCACCAGTGTGGTTCCCTTTCAACATCGATTATTTCCCTATTTTTCAATTGGCTTCTATCTGCATGTATGCTTGTACGGTGCTCGTCACAAGGTCGGCTCTGGTTATAACCTATCACGTCTACGAAATAGCTCAGTACATTGTCATGAGAATCAACCATTTGAATTCCATGATCGTAAAATGTTTCGACTGGGACTACGAATCTTGTCGCGATAATTTGAGAAATTGCATTCTATATCACGCAGAAATCATAGA TTGCATGTTCTGCCATTTGACAATGACAGCAGCAGTGTGTGaatgtttagaaaaacaattcattGAC GGAGATAAACTGTGTGCAGGAGTGCACGTCGTAGGATGGATTATTGCGTTGTTAGTGGCTTGTGTGGCAGGACAACGTCTGACGGAGGCAGTAGGTTCAGCTCAGCACTCGTTACTGTGTCTGACAGCAATGTTTCAGAGTGAATCCATTTCTCAGGCAATATGGATGTCAAAATGGTACCAAGCTGATCTTAGACTGAAGAAAGatatattgtttttattggCGTGCTCTCAGAAAAAGCTCTACATCACTGTTGGACCTTTCGGTGTTTTATCGTTCGAGCTTTTCGTTTCG GTAATGAAAATGTTCGATTCGATTTTGTGTCTGTTGACATCGTAA